From the Candidatus Eremiobacterota bacterium genome, the window CCAGTTGTATCTGGGTTCTCACTTTCTCCATGGGTATCACCTCATGTACATAATAACATCATAATGTAATGGTGTCAATCGATTATCTTTTAAGAAGGTGCGACGGTGCCATCTCTGTCAGTGAAGCCGCCGAAGCGGCTCTCGGGGGAGAATTTCATTTGAAGGGCAAGCAGGCCACTTTTTTTCAGTGCCGGCCCTTTGAGAAAGCCCGGGCGGGGCGCCGGTTACTCTGTCGTGAGGCTGTCCAGCTCCTTATCCGTGAATCCCGTGAGCTTCTTCACCGTCTCTCTGCTGAAGCCCTCCTTGAACATGTGTGCGGCGGTTTCAAGCTTGCCTTCCAGCCTGCCTTTCAGCCTGCCTTCCTTGCGGCCCAGCTTTCTCCCGATTCTCTCTGCCGAGGTCACGTAAGCCATGTTCTTCTCCTTCTCATATCTTTTCGGTATAATCCTGCAGCTTTACCGACGGAAACTCAAAGAGATGCCGGCAGCGGTAGATGAAAAGGCGCTCTTCAAAGCCTCTCACCTCAACATTGAAGGGCTTAACAATCTATGGAGGGCTGCCAGGACGGGGTGGCTACCACCAGAGCCACCAGGGAATGAGAAAGATCTTCCTCTCTCCCAGTTGCTCCTCCTTGAGCTCGCCGCGGTAGAGAAAGATACCATAGAGCGACTCGGGGAACTGCTCGAAGAAAGCTTTGAAATTTCTCAGTTTTTCTCTCGGCAGATTTTTCCCGTAGTCTATCTCTACGGGAAATAGGTGAGCTCCTGCCGAGACCACCAGATCTATTTCATGCCCGTCGTAATCCCTCCAGAAATAACAATTCTTTCTGGCAAGACGATTCCTGTTTTCAGCCTCAAAGGATTTCAGCATGATGTTCTCAAAAAGAAATCCCCCCACGGGGCCGTGAATATGCTCCCGCTCCGTTCGTTTTACAAGCATATTGGCTATCCCGACATCGAAGAAATACACTTTGCTGCTCTTGACAGATCTTTTTCTTACCCGCGGGACCATCGGGGCAAGAATATTCAGCACAAAGGTGTCTTCCAGAATGGAGATATACTTCTTGAGAGTATTATAGGCAATACCGAGATCGGAAGACAGAGAGCTCAGGTTGAGGAGAGAGCCGATCTCGTATGAGATCGTTTTCAGGACGCTCACGTAACTGTTCAGATCCCCGATCTCCTGCATCGCGCGAATATCGCGCTCCAGATAGGTTTCTATCATGCTCTGGAGGCGCAGGAGCTTCTCTGCCGGCGTATCTGCCGCATATACCGCGGGGAGGCAGCCTTCAAGAAGTATCCGTTCAAGAAGATTTTCAAGCTCCGCTTTGTGGCTGTAGAGAAGGGACTGGCGGGAGATAAAATCTTTCATAGGGTGAGTCCCGCCCAGAATGTCCCACAATGGCGGGGGAAGGGCGAGCCCCCATGCTGATTTAATGATCTCCCGTAATGACAGCGGGAAAAGCCTGAGAAAGGTAATCCTGCCGGCCAGGCTTTCGGCGGAGCCCAATCTCAGCTCCGGTGACGATGAGCCTGAAAGTACCAGCCTGAGGTTTTCACAATGCCTGTCATAAACGAGCTTGAGCCAATCAAATATGAGAGGGACCTTCTGCACCTCATCAATAATTATCAAGACCGGCTTGTCGCCAGGAAACGGCATCCCTGTTCTTCTCTCTATCTCCCTCTCCAGGTGCTTCGCATCCCGGTAGAGCTCAGCCCTCAGAAGGGGATCGTCAAAAGTGAAATAAAAAATCATGGCTCCGGCGACCGGCCCTTTGGCGGCAATCAGCTCCTGCAGCTTGAGAAGCATAGTAGTCTTGCCTACCTGCCTGGCGCCGATGACGGCGGTGATGAGGCCGGTTTCCATTCTTTCAAGAACAATGGGTTCTAAATCCCTTTGGATATAAGGTTTCATGGCGATTTTAAAATATCTATCAAGCCTTTAATAAATAATAGCATATTTTTTGTCAACATTCAATGGATTCTGGTGGTGGGCACTAAGGACAAAATCAATAGGTGGATCTCAGAAGGATCGTTTAGAATGAGTGAGCGAAGTGGCTGGGATACAAAGCCGCCGAAGCGGCTCTCGGGATATGGGTGGCTTCAATGGCACGGGGTTCTTATTTGCCTTCCTCTTGACATCTATTTACTTCAATACTTAAAATATTATATAGATACCATACTTCATATAGGAGGCACCATCATGGCACTGAAACCTGTCACTCACAGGGAGAATTGTATGTGCCCTGCCTGTCGTTCATCGAGAGGCGAGAAGTGGGCCACAAAGAAACGATTCACCACAAGCATAAATCCTCTTCTCATTGACCACATGCAGAGCTGGGCCAGGCTCCATAATACCTCTCTGGCGGGAGCCAGCGAAAAGGCTTTGACTGATTTTCTTGAAAGGGAACAGCAGGCTCATTTCCTTGATTTCGCTCTTCAAGTGAAAGGGCCTCTCGCTCCTGAACAGGCAGAGAAAATAAAGAGACTCCTCGGTAAACTCCCCGATGAACAAGGAATCAGGATTTACCGTGACGAGGAAATCGATGAATGGAAAGAAGCGGACCGGTTACCCCCGGAGCTCAAAGAGAAGCTTGAGGCGATGAAAAAACTGCCGATAGAAGAGCAGAGAGCATTGTTTAATGGCCTGGCGGAGAGACTGCAGAAAGACTGGAATAAGAAATGAGGTTCTTTTTTGATGCAGACTGCCTTTTTTCTGCGGTGATTTCTCCTGCGGGAGGGGCAGGTGAGCTTTTACACCGCGCTTATGAAGGTGCAATCGATATTGTCATAACAGATGAGGTATTTCATGAAGCTCTCAGGAATCTTCTCAGTGGAGCGTGAATATAGGGATCAAGAAGACGGAAAATCTCGGCAATCCTCTCTTTGACTGTTTCTTCGCCTTTCTCTGCAGGTATGATGCTGTACGGATTTCGTCAGGCCACTTTGTACCTCATGACCGGCACGGATATCACTTTTTCGATATGGTCCTTATCGGCAAGCATCCGCTCTATGTTCATCAGCACCCTGCCGTCATAGTATTCCTCTCCGCATTGAGGGCAGACGAAGACGGGAACATCTTCAATGATATGCCATTCACCATTCCATTGTTTATGAAGAGTGGTCTTTTTCTCAACAAATTCGCTTTCGCATCTGCAGAGGGGCGTCATGATGCTATTTCCTCCTTTTTCTGCACTCAATCCATTCGGCGGGGCAGGGAATATACACCGTGATTACACAGGCTTTTCCTCCTTTGAAACCGCAGCATATATGAATTGCTCTGCCGCTTTTTGAGGATCCAAGGAAAAGCAGCTGTGGCCCCTGGGATCATCGGGGTAATCTTCTATCATTTCCCCGCTTATCAGGGCTTCCCATATCTCGATTATGGTGAGGGTATCTGTTTCAGCTTCTTTCCTGGCATGAGCGGTGAGGTAGAAATTTTGCTCGGCAAAGTGCGCTTTTATTGTCTCAAAGAAGGTGCTGTCTTCCATCAACCCTCCGCCCGGCGGCCTCTTCTCTCTCAATACTACCACATTTCCTCTCAAATTTCAAAATGCGGGAGGCTCCCGGCTCAGCCGCAGCCCTTCACTGTCGAGCTCTGCTCGAGGAGATACCTTCATCGGTGGAGAAGATGACGGTGCCGTCTCTGTCGGTGAAGCCGCCGAAGGGGCTCTCGGGGGAGAACTATGAATTGAAGGGCATGCAGGCCACCTTGTTTTTCAGTGCCGGCGCTTTGAGGAAGCCTGGGTACCGGTTACTCTGTCGTGATGCGGTCCAGCTCCTTGTCCGTGAGGCCCGTGAGCTTCTTCACCGTCTCTTTGCTGAAGCCTTCCCTGAACATGTTTGCCGCGGTTTCAAGCTTTCCTTCAAGCCTGCCTTTCAGCAGGCCTTCCTTGCGGCCCTGCTTTCTTCCGATTCTCTCTGCGGAAGTTACGTACGCCATATTCTTCTCCTTCTCATATCTTTTCATGTCTTCATTATACTCTATCTCAAGGGGCTCTGGTAAGACATTTCCGTGAAGAGGTGGCTGTCACGGGAAGATCCGTCAGGAGGGTCCCCTTCATGTTCAAAGGCCATGAAACCTGGTAATGAGAGGGTTTGGCCGCCAAAGTACAGATTTGTGCACAGGAGTATCTCTCGGGGGAGATCTCCGGATCATGCCCTGAGATCTGAAAAGCCTCTCACCTCAACATGAAATATCCATCACTTATGAAGGCGTATCTAGGGACCTGCAGCGGTGGATAACCTTCCCGGGCCGGTGGCATAATCCCGGGCACAACGGAAGGGCTTCTTGCACATACATATTATGACGGGATTTTGGGGTGTGAGGGAGCCAGCCGTCAAAGACATGGCCGTTTTTCTTGAGAAAAATTTCTGCAAATTTTTATGCCTCTGTCTTCTCCCCTCCTTTGCGCCGCCGCCCGCCCTCTTTTTTCTGCGCTGGCTGCATTTTTCGGGGCTTATGGCGGAAAAATCGCACTTTGGTGCTTTCCTGTCATTGGGGAGGCATCTGGTGATGGGCTCGAACATCAACAATGATAAGCTTTTCTGCAGACTGACACTTTGACTTGTTATTATTAATCTTGTATAATATTATAAGGGATACAAAAGTATCTAAAAAATCTGCCAAAAATCATGAAAGGAGGACTATTGTGAATACCGGCGTGATCCGCGAGTATCCTGGCTACGAGGCCGTCATGGAGGGCGGGCAGGTCTTCAGGGCACTTCCCGGCCTCCCGCTGGTCACGTACGGCGCCGACGAGGTGCTCTCGCGCTCGAATTGTCGCCATATCTTTCGCGATCTCACCGCGGAGGTCCTGGACTGGAACCTCTGGTGCCTCTCCCATGCCGGCACGAAGCTTGATATCCTCATAGGCGAGGCCCTTCTCTCTCTCAACGGGAAGCTCGAGAAGCTCGGCTATGTGAGAGTGTCCGACTTTGTCCGCGAGGAGCTGGGGATCTCGTCCAGGAGCGGCTATGAGCTGATGCGGAACGCGAAGGCCCTTCAGAAGCTCCCCCTCATCAGGGAAGCTCTTGAAAAGGGGCACCTCCGCAAGAGCGCGCTGCGGCATCTTTTCCAGGTAGTGACGCCCGAGACCGAGGCGGAGTGGCTCTCCAAGGCCATGTATTCCACCATAAGAGAACTTGAAGAGGAGGTGAAGAATTTTAAAGCCGGCGCCGGGGAGGCCGGCACAAGGGATGGTTCGGGGGATGCTGAAGGCGGCCCCGAGGGGAGCGGCATCAATGCCTTCGTCGCCAGGAGTGATTACGAGGAGGACACAGGGAGCCTCGCGGTAAGCGCGCGGGTTCCTTTTTCCGTTGCCGCGAAATGGGATCGGGCCCTCGAGGTCTTCCGCAGGATCGAGGAGGCGGAGCTCCCTTCGGAGAGCTTCGTGGAGGCCCTTCTTGCGGAGTTCGCCGCTTCGGCGCCGCTCGGGGGTATCGGGGATCCTGGCACAACGGTGCAGTCTCCGGAGGATTCCGATTCCGGGACAGGGAAGCCTGAGGCTCGGGAGGCCGCGGGAGCTTCTCTCTGCCGCTCGCAGGGGAAAGACTCCCAGGGAGCCTGCGTCACCCACGGCGAGGGGGCATACTCTCGGAATAGCCTTGATGCTTCCGGCACCAAGGAGAACGGAACCGATCCCGCCATCGAGAAGAAAGCCCTTCTCCTTGGCGCCCTGGCGGGTGCCATCGGCTCCCTCGATGACGAGGCCTCCTTCGGCGAGCGGGACAAGGAGCTTGCCCGCCAGGTCCACAAGGATCTCGAAGAGGTGTCGCACCTCTGGGAGTTTTTGCCCTGGAAACCTGTCACGGTGGAGCTTCCTTCGGAGTTTCAGGCTCCCGGGAACCACAGGCCTGATGCCGATACCGCCGTCACTCCCGACAGCACCCTTGTGCGTCCTCCCGCCGATCCCTTCGAGACGGTCGCCCGCCTCCGGAAGATGGCTTCCCTGCGCCACTCCCTCTCCTTCTACCAGGGGAGGCTCCTGCGGACTCTCAACAATTTCGGCCTCTACAAGGACATGCTCTTCCTCTCCCTGGGCCACTACACCAGGGAGCGCCTCGGGATGTCCCGCAGCGCCGCATATTCCTTAATCAAATTAGAAAGGTGGTATCTGGAATATCCCGATATGCTGGACCTCGTGCAGGCGGGGAAGCTCACCCCCGAGCAGGCGCGCCTTCTTTCAAAGGTCTTCAATGAGGGGACCAGGGTCCAGGGGGCGTGGCTCTCTTACGCCCAGGAGGTTCCGGTGGCCACCCTCATGCTGGCCGTCGAGGGATTCCTCCGCTTCGCGAAGAGGGCTGTCCACAAGAAATGGGACATCGCTCCCGAGGCCTTCGAGGTGGCCGTCACGGGGAGATCCGTCAAGAGGGTCCCCGCCCCTCCTTCAAATGCCACGGAACCCAGTGGAGACGAGGGTTTGGATATCGGAATCCAACTTTGTGCACAGCAAAAAACCATGGAAGGAGGAGGTAATTCCGGGGTCCCCGCCGTCATCTGGAAGGTCACCGAAGGCGGTGAGCACCCTGAGCTCCCTGAGATTCTCTCGATACTCTCGGGGGACCCCCACAAAGACGGAACCTTCGGGTCAAACCCCCAGGCCCTCATCCGCTTCTTCCTGAAAAGGGATCTCATCCCTCTCTGGAACCACGCCGTGAGGCTCTGGGGCGGAGAGGACCTTGCCCTCTTCATCGAGGCCCTCCTTGACGCATTCCTCTCCGCATGGGACCACCCCGAAAAAAGGGACCTCCACAGCCGCGTCCTCGCCCGGGACCACTACCAGTGCCAGGCTCCCGGCTGCCGGTGCCGGCGCAATCTCAACGCGCACCACATCAAATACCGCTCCCATGGCGGCCCCACGACCGAGGGCAATCTCCTCACCCTCTGCATGGCCCACCACCTTCGGTGCCTCCACGAGGGCCACCTCATCATCAGGGGCACGGCTCCTCACAGCCTCACCTTCATCTTCCCCCGGGGCAGGTGATTCAGATGCTGACCTGCCCGCCACCGTGGGGACCTGCGATGGCGACGATGACGAGCCGGTTATCCAGAAAGGGCTCGGGAAGATCGGGACTCTATTCTGTTGCCTTGTATTATAAAATTGTTGCCATTCTCACCCTGAATAGCGCATACAAGATAAAAGAATGGATGGTCCTTGTCTATTGTCAAAGCAGGGTGGCTTTAATGATATCCGTAACCACTACTCCAGTAATCTCGTGAACCACAAAGGAGGAGAGGGGTCCGCGAAAATCTGCTGCCCCTCCCTGAATATCGAGATACTTCGAAATGGCCTGCCGAGGTCGCTGTTGTCGAATACATATACGAGTGGAAGTTCGCTGAGTGCCGCTTTGAGGTTCGCCAAGGTGCGGGGAAAACACGAGCGCAGCTTTTCGGAGGGCACCTCATGCCCGCCCTGCGAAACCCTCATGGCGACACGGGTTTCGGAAAGGTCGGGATCGGCCAGGCCGATAAAGCACAGCACGACAGTATGTCCTGCTTTTGACGCCTCTTTCAGGAATTTCAGTTTCTCGCCTGCCGGATCTGAAAAGACTGTCTCAAAGGCAAAGCTCTCTCCCGCACAGAGAAGCCGGCGCCTCAGGGCATCAGCCATTTTTGCCGCAGTGTAGGCATCGGTGCCCAATTCTCTTGCGAGCGCATCGGGATCGATGAACCTGAGGGCGGCCGGCGCGATATGGGAGTGAAAAAATGTTGATTTGCCCGCGCCATTGGGACCTGCGATGGCGACGATGACGGGCCGGTTATCCAGCTCGGGGAGCTCCATCAGTCCGCGGGGAGGAACTGCCGGTTGACAAACTTTCCTACGGTGCGGCTGCCGTCCTCTTCTATCCGGACGATCAGGCCGGGTCTGCCTGGTGCCTGCTCGTAATGAGGATAAGGCAGGTGCTGCAGGTAATCCCGGACTCTGCGGCGGCCCTCTTCGCTATCGACGGAATCTATGCATTGGGAGAGAGGCCTGAGGCGTCCAGCGCGTCGGAGCGCCATTACCTGCGCTCCATAGAGCAGAGGCTCAAGAGCCTGTCCCAGATGGGCCCAGAATTCAATCTGGCCGGCGATGGAGCGATCCTCGATTTCAGCGGCCAGCCGGGCTTCCAATATAAGCTTATCGGAGATTCTCACTGGCTGTCCCATACTCTTATTGTAGCATTTTGCTACATAATGTCAAGCCTCCTCCTTGAGGCGCTCACATCAGATTTTCACGGGCTTTGTGGCTCTTCAGCTAAAAGAGGAAGGGGCCTCCCGCGATATTATTCCGAGCCGGTCAAGGTCGGCGTCGGAGAGGGCGGTGGCCTTCTTGATGGTCTCCCTGTCGAAGCCGAGGTCTTTCATGCGGGTGGCTGTGTCGGCCCTGGCCCGGGTTACGCCCTCTTCAAAGCCTTTCTCGATGCCCTTCGCGATATGCTGAGCCATGACCTCAGCGAAGCCCTGAGCAAAGCCCTCTTTATAGCCCTCCATAATGCCCTCGGCCATACCTTCTTCCCGGGCAAGAGCAAGCTTTGTCGCCTCCATAAGCTCCGCTTTCTCATGGAAATGCCGCATATTCAGCGCATCGCGGTCGGCATGTGATTTCCTGTTCGCCTTCAATGCCATCTCTATCCCCTCCTCGGCTCTCAGTCCGTGGGAATCAGGCTGGTGAGACTGTCAGCGGCTTTCCGGGGCTTTTCCGCCGGTACCGGCTTTCAGGGCGGCGCTGATGCTGCGGTACTCAAAGACCAGTCTTCTCATTCTGCTTATTTCTTCATTGTCGGAGGGCTTGATGGCCATGCAGAACAGGAAGAACAGGATCTGACGGTCCTGCTCCCTGTCAATCCATTCCCAGGCCTGCTCGCTGACAAGTATTCCCGAGTCAACGGCCCGGCCGACAAGCACCTTCCAGCATTTGTCTCTGGAATGCTTCTTCGTCCTGCCATAAGATTCCATGCATCTGTCCCAAAAAGGCACAAGAAGCTCCGCGAGGAGAGGCACGAGCTTCTCTTCATCGTCTTGCGGGGAGCTCTCAGGCTTCCGGGCGGGATTTTTCTCTCTCTCCTGCTCAAGCTTTCTGAAATCCCTCTGTGCCGCCTTCAGTATCTTCTCCTCCCTGTCTGTGGCCTTCTTCACCCTTGTGGCAATCGGCGATTCCAGGGCAGGGAAGCTCTGCTGCAGAAGCTCAATAAGCCGTGCCTGTTCCATGTGAAATTCGATGTCCTGGTCCTTCAGCTGCATGTTCATCATCATCGACGCCATCAGATAATCAATAGTGGGCGCAATGTGGTCCGGTTTTCTCAAGGCCCTGAGAAAGGCGTATTGTTCGGGTTCGATGGTGACCCATGTGCCGGCAAGGGCTTCGGCGAACTTCAGGGGGTCATAGCGGGGCCCGTCGCGGTCCAGGCAGGCCAGCCTGCAGAGGCCCGCCACATCCCCGGTGGCATTCAGGTAGAGGGTTAAGGCTTTTGTGGCGCCTCTCTGGGAGGGCAAAAAGCTCTTGAGGGTGTTTTTGGTGTATGCGGCGAGAAATTCTTTGTCGATATGAGCCGCGAGAGCCTTCCAGAGGTCCCTGTCATCGCCGCGGAAGAGGCGCTCGCAGATATCGATGAGACGTGAGCCTTCGCAATGGGGCCTGAGCCTCTCTATGAGCCTTTCTGCATCAGTGCACACGGGAGGTGAGAGGAGGACATCCGTGAGCTTCCCGGCCTCTTTTATCACGGCGAGGGCTTGCGCTCTGCTGATGTCACCCGAAGCCATGGCATAAGGCGAAAAGAGGCTCTCAAACAGGATGGCGACGGTGAGCATGGGATAATGGTAGGGGTACCCCTGGGTTTTGTCGTCAAAAACAGTCCTGTAGCCTTCTTCATCGCAGCCGACGGCTTTCAGAATATCGTCTCCCGTCCCGGCTCCTGACCGGTCTTTCCTGTAGAAGTCGAGATCGCGATGCAGCACAAAGGATTCTGCCGTTTCCCCGCTCTTTAAGTCTCCCACTACATGCCATGAGCGCCCAAGGGCATCGGTGCCTGATTCAAGATGCCGCGTGAAGCTTATCCTGGTGCAGAAGCCCAGGTCCTCTTCCTTGATGCCGATGAGAGGGATGCCGGGATAGCCCTGCAGTATCTTCAGCGACTCGTCATAGGCCTTCGCCCAGGCGCCCCTGTCAATCTTTCCGGGTATGCAGTAAAGCTGGATAAACACTCCCATACCTGTTCCTCCTTTCATATATTGTTTACATTATAGCATATAATAAAATAAAAAGTAAACACAATATTGAAAACCAAAACGATGCCCATGGGCTGTCACCAATGCATTAAGATCGTTATTACCGCTTCTGGCACAAAGAGAAATGGTTTTTACCGGATCGAAGCACTTCCATGATTATTTTTGCCGGAAGTATATGCTATACTGTAACCACATCAGTGCAAAGGGAGACTGCCCATGATCGGAGCACGCCTGCTGCAGGCGAGGAGAGCCGCGGGGCTGAGCCTCCGGGAGCTTGCCGCCAGGGCGGAGATCTCGGCGATGGCGCTCTCCAAGTATGAGAGGGATCTCATGTCGCCTGCGCCCGCCTCTCTGGAGAAGCTTGCCCGCGTGCTCTCGGTGGATGCGGATTTTTTTCATTGCCCTCTCAAGATCGCCCTCTCGGAGCCCTCTTTCAGGAAGCGGGGCACCCTGTCCCGGAGGGAGGGTGAGAGAATCACCTTCGCGCTCCGTCAGAGCCTCGAGAGAATGCTTGATCTTGAGCATATTTTCGGCGTTGCCCGCTCGGCGTTCTTCAGCTTGCCCCCGGCGGTCACAAGGGAGGTCAGGAGCCTCGAGGATGTCGAGCTGAGGGCCGATTCGCTCCGCCAGCACTGGAATCTCGGTGCGGCGCCGCTGGAAAGTGTCGCCTCCATAATGGAGGAGCATGGGATCAAGGTTTTTGTCTCTGATGCGCCTGAAGGGGTTGACGGGTTCTCGTGCAGGGCGAGGGGCGGCTGGGTAAATGCCAGGGAGGCCCCGGTGATCGTGATAAGCAGCAGGCTCCCCGGTGACCGTCAGCGCTTCAGCATGCTTCATGAGCTTGGCCACCTTGTACTTGATACCGCTGTGGACATAGACAGAGAAAAGGCCTGCCACCGCTTTGCGGGGGCGTTTCTCGTCCCGCGGGAGGCCGCCCTGAGGGAGCTCGGGGTAAGGCGCTCGCGGTTGAGCTTCTATGAGCTGAAGATTCTGAAGCAGAAATATGGAATAAGCATGCAGGCCCTGGTATACCGGGCCGCGGACCTGGCGGTGATCAGCAGGACCATGGCGCAGGGGCTTTTTACTGCAATGAGCAGGCGCGGGTGGAAGAAAAAGGAGCCCTGCGAGATCGGAAGGGAGGAGCCCCGTCGCTATAAGCTTCTGCTCTTCCAGGCCGTCGTGGAGGGGCTGATTACCAGGCAGCAGGCCCTGGAGTATCTCGGGGAGCCCGTGGAAGAGACGAGGCACGAGCTTGAGGCGGAGTGGGTCTTTGAGGAGCTCTCCGAGCTTCTCCAGGATGACTTCCCAGATCTTGACAGAGCCGGCTTTGAGCAGTAAGGGGAGCCCTTGCATGGGAATTCCTTTTTCCCGCCTCTGTGCGGCGCGCTACTCCACGATATAGGGGTTGTTCAGCACGTCCTCAATGCTTTCGGGGCCTTTCCGGTAAGGCTTGATCCAGGTGAGGCGCCTCTTTTCTTCGGATGTGAAGGCTACAGGCTCCCAGCCCCGGCGTTCAGGCCCTCGAGAGCCTCTCCCAGTCCAGTGAGGTCATCGAGCGTGTGGGGATGGCTCCTCAGGTCGTCACTGCACTCAGTGGTGAGCCTTGCGATGAAGGGGATGCCGGTCTCAAGGGCGGCGCGGCGGTCGCTGTCGCCGTCTCCTATGAAGACTACCTCGTCGGGTTGGTAGTGGTGACGCTCCAGGATGCTCCTTATAAGGGCGGGCTTCTTTGCCGGCGAGCCGGCGACCTCGAGGAAATACTTCTGGAGCCCCCGCTCCCTTACTATCATCTGAAGCTCTTCTTCAGGCGTTCCCGAGGCCACGAAGAAGGCATACTTCCCGTGGAAGCGCTCCAGGAACTCAAGGGCGCCGGGCACGAAGGGCGCCGTGAAGACCTTCTCCTTGACAAAGACGGCAAACCTCTCCCCCAGGGTCTTTTCAATCTCTTCTGTGTAAGGCTTCTTGAGAAGCTTTTCGTAGATATAGCGGAACTTCACATATCGTGAGATCCCCACATTTTCCTTGTGGTAGGTGACAATATGCTCCGCGTGCTCCGGGCAGAGGTCGCCTGACAGATCGCGGAAGGCTTCGGTCTTTATCTCCGCCGATTCCAGGATGACGCCGTCAAAATCGAAGATGACGGCGCGGATCACGGCTTCACCTTTTTCCGGGCTCCAAGGCCTTCCAGGAGGTTCTTCACCGCCGCAATCTCCATCTGGACGCGGCACTCCATGGCGTATGAGCCGATGTGAGGCGTGAGGATCACCTGCTCGAGCTCCTTGAGGGGCCCTGTGTAAGGCTCGTCGGGGAACACGTCAAGGGCTGCCCCTGCGAGGTGCCCTTCCTTAAGGAGCGCCGCCAGGGCTCCATAGTTCACCGCCTCTCCCCGTGACAGGTTGAGGAGCAGCGCGCCTGCCTTCATAAGCCGGAGCTCCTTCTCGCCGAGGATCCTCTCTTTTGAATCGGCATGGAGGGTGACTATGTCTGACGAGGCGAGGACCTCTTCGAGGGGGAGGCATGTGCAGGCCTTTTCATCGTCCACGCAGGGGTCCGCGTACGATATCTTGCAGCCGAAAGCCATGAGAAGCTCCGCCACTTTTTTCCCTATCTTGCCAAAGCCCACAATCCCCACGTTCCTGCCGTAAAGAAGGTTCCCCATGCACTTCTCCCACTTGCCCTCCCTGAGCCTGCGGTCCATGAATGATATCTTCCTCATGAGGTTGAGCATGAGAGCCACGGTGAGCTCTGCCACGGCGAGGGTGGGGGCGTCGGGGGTGTTAAAGACCCTGATGCCGCAGCGCTCGGCGGCGGTGCAGTCCACGCTGTCAAGGCCCGTGCCTACCCTTGAGATGACCTTGAGCTTCGGGAGCGACGTGATGGCCTTTGCGTCAAGCTTTTCCGTGCCCGCCAGGATGCCCACGGCGTCGCGGGCGAGCTCCACGGCCTCGACGGAGCTCAGCTTCCTCCTGTAGGGGTTCTTTATCACCTCGAAACCGCTTAAGAGCTCAAGCGGCGTCTCATCGTACTCACCGAAGGTGGTGGTGGTGATAACTATCTTTTCCATGGCCCCTCCTCGTCTCTGCGCGCTGCGCAGCCTGCCTTGTGCTTCCCGGTGGAAGAATTATTTGCCGGAGGGAGCGGTCATTCCTCTTTAAAGGGGAGCTTCAGTCTTTTCGGGGAGGCTTTCGCCCTTTTCAGAGGGCTCGCTGAAGACCATGGCAAGCTCAACCTCAAACCCGCCGTCTGTGATGCCCACAGGGGCCTTTTCTTCAGGGGCATAGACAGAAGGCTTCGAGAAGCCTTCTTTTTCC encodes:
- a CDS encoding ATP-binding protein, translated to METGLITAVIGARQVGKTTMLLKLQELIAAKGPVAGAMIFYFTFDDPLLRAELYRDAKHLEREIERRTGMPFPGDKPVLIIIDEVQKVPLIFDWLKLVYDRHCENLRLVLSGSSSPELRLGSAESLAGRITFLRLFPLSLREIIKSAWGLALPPPLWDILGGTHPMKDFISRQSLLYSHKAELENLLERILLEGCLPAVYAADTPAEKLLRLQSMIETYLERDIRAMQEIGDLNSYVSVLKTISYEIGSLLNLSSLSSDLGIAYNTLKKYISILEDTFVLNILAPMVPRVRKRSVKSSKVYFFDVGIANMLVKRTEREHIHGPVGGFLFENIMLKSFEAENRNRLARKNCYFWRDYDGHEIDLVVSAGAHLFPVEIDYGKNLPREKLRNFKAFFEQFPESLYGIFLYRGELKEEQLGERKIFLIPWWLWW
- a CDS encoding YgiT-type zinc finger protein, which encodes MTPLCRCESEFVEKKTTLHKQWNGEWHIIEDVPVFVCPQCGEEYYDGRVLMNIERMLADKDHIEKVISVPVMRYKVA
- a CDS encoding DUF4258 domain-containing protein, with translation MEDSTFFETIKAHFAEQNFYLTAHARKEAETDTLTIIEIWEALISGEMIEDYPDDPRGHSCFSLDPQKAAEQFIYAAVSKEEKPV
- a CDS encoding HNH endonuclease signature motif containing protein, which produces MNTGVIREYPGYEAVMEGGQVFRALPGLPLVTYGADEVLSRSNCRHIFRDLTAEVLDWNLWCLSHAGTKLDILIGEALLSLNGKLEKLGYVRVSDFVREELGISSRSGYELMRNAKALQKLPLIREALEKGHLRKSALRHLFQVVTPETEAEWLSKAMYSTIRELEEEVKNFKAGAGEAGTRDGSGDAEGGPEGSGINAFVARSDYEEDTGSLAVSARVPFSVAAKWDRALEVFRRIEEAELPSESFVEALLAEFAASAPLGGIGDPGTTVQSPEDSDSGTGKPEAREAAGASLCRSQGKDSQGACVTHGEGAYSRNSLDASGTKENGTDPAIEKKALLLGALAGAIGSLDDEASFGERDKELARQVHKDLEEVSHLWEFLPWKPVTVELPSEFQAPGNHRPDADTAVTPDSTLVRPPADPFETVARLRKMASLRHSLSFYQGRLLRTLNNFGLYKDMLFLSLGHYTRERLGMSRSAAYSLIKLERWYLEYPDMLDLVQAGKLTPEQARLLSKVFNEGTRVQGAWLSYAQEVPVATLMLAVEGFLRFAKRAVHKKWDIAPEAFEVAVTGRSVKRVPAPPSNATEPSGDEGLDIGIQLCAQQKTMEGGGNSGVPAVIWKVTEGGEHPELPEILSILSGDPHKDGTFGSNPQALIRFFLKRDLIPLWNHAVRLWGGEDLALFIEALLDAFLSAWDHPEKRDLHSRVLARDHYQCQAPGCRCRRNLNAHHIKYRSHGGPTTEGNLLTLCMAHHLRCLHEGHLIIRGTAPHSLTFIFPRGR
- a CDS encoding XRE family transcriptional regulator encodes the protein MIGARLLQARRAAGLSLRELAARAEISAMALSKYERDLMSPAPASLEKLARVLSVDADFFHCPLKIALSEPSFRKRGTLSRREGERITFALRQSLERMLDLEHIFGVARSAFFSLPPAVTREVRSLEDVELRADSLRQHWNLGAAPLESVASIMEEHGIKVFVSDAPEGVDGFSCRARGGWVNAREAPVIVISSRLPGDRQRFSMLHELGHLVLDTAVDIDREKACHRFAGAFLVPREAALRELGVRRSRLSFYELKILKQKYGISMQALVYRAADLAVISRTMAQGLFTAMSRRGWKKKEPCEIGREEPRRYKLLLFQAVVEGLITRQQALEYLGEPVEETRHELEAEWVFEELSELLQDDFPDLDRAGFEQ
- a CDS encoding HAD hydrolase-like protein encodes the protein MIRAVIFDFDGVILESAEIKTEAFRDLSGDLCPEHAEHIVTYHKENVGISRYVKFRYIYEKLLKKPYTEEIEKTLGERFAVFVKEKVFTAPFVPGALEFLERFHGKYAFFVASGTPEEELQMIVRERGLQKYFLEVAGSPAKKPALIRSILERHHYQPDEVVFIGDGDSDRRAALETGIPFIARLTTECSDDLRSHPHTLDDLTGLGEALEGLNAGAGSL